The following proteins are encoded in a genomic region of Streptomyces gobiensis:
- a CDS encoding exodeoxyribonuclease III, producing MATRIATWNINGINPRLERLLAWLEASGTDVLCLQELKCTPEQFPAEQLREHGYEAAFSASGRWNGVAVLSRIGIDEPVSGLTGGPDFNGVQEPRAVSAVCGGVKVWSVYVPNGREVGHPHYAYKLEWLAALRKLAEEEAPGERPFAILGDFNIAPRDEDVWDIAEFDGATHVTDAERAALSALQEAGLADIYPRALKYDVPFTYWDYRQLCFPKNRGMRIDLVYGNGPFQEAVKDAYVDREARKGKGPSDHAPVVVDLEL from the coding sequence ATGGCAACACGTATCGCCACGTGGAACATCAACGGCATCAACCCCCGCCTGGAGCGGCTCCTGGCCTGGCTGGAAGCCTCCGGCACGGACGTGCTCTGCCTCCAGGAGCTCAAGTGCACCCCGGAACAGTTCCCGGCCGAGCAGCTGCGCGAGCACGGCTACGAGGCGGCGTTCAGCGCCTCCGGCCGGTGGAACGGGGTGGCCGTCCTCTCCCGTATCGGCATCGACGAGCCGGTGAGCGGCCTGACCGGCGGGCCCGACTTCAACGGTGTCCAGGAGCCGCGCGCGGTGAGCGCCGTCTGTGGCGGGGTGAAAGTCTGGTCCGTATACGTCCCCAACGGCCGCGAAGTGGGCCACCCGCACTACGCCTACAAGCTGGAGTGGCTGGCGGCGCTGCGGAAGCTGGCCGAGGAGGAGGCCCCCGGCGAACGGCCCTTCGCGATCCTCGGCGACTTCAATATCGCGCCCAGGGACGAAGACGTCTGGGACATCGCGGAGTTCGATGGCGCCACCCATGTCACCGATGCCGAGCGTGCCGCCCTGAGCGCCCTGCAGGAGGCGGGCCTGGCGGATATCTACCCGCGTGCGCTGAAGTACGACGTCCCTTTCACCTACTGGGACTACCGCCAGCTCTGCTTCCCCAAGAACAGGGGCATGCGCATCGATCTCGTCTACGGGAACGGCCCCTTCCAGGAAGCGGTCAAGGACGCCTACGTCGACCGTGAGGCACGCAAGGGCAAGGGTCCCTCGGACCACGCCCCGGTCGTCGTCGATCTGGAGCTTTAG
- a CDS encoding GntR family transcriptional regulator, with the protein MGDTRPVYQRIADDLRQQIDEGTLTVGARIPSRSELKRAYEASDQTVDRAVRVLKAAGYAEGQFGRGVFVTDRAPIGTLLRTTNAVDSPFAARISAGASPAALLWEANSANTVAPPRIAERLAIEPGDPVMCTQYEYLADRRPLQLATSWEPLAITDGTDVVFPERGPYARRGVRGRFAAIGIQVVRAAELVGSRPATSPESEALGCSPGQCVTVIERTHFDSLDRPVETSDIVVRADRWRLEYGITFFGQDSEASA; encoded by the coding sequence ATGGGCGACACCAGGCCGGTCTACCAACGGATCGCCGATGATCTGCGCCAGCAGATCGACGAAGGCACGCTCACCGTGGGCGCACGTATCCCGTCCCGGTCGGAGCTGAAGCGCGCATATGAGGCCAGCGATCAGACCGTGGACCGGGCGGTGCGGGTGCTCAAGGCGGCCGGATACGCCGAGGGCCAGTTCGGGCGTGGGGTCTTTGTCACCGACCGGGCGCCGATCGGGACGCTGCTGCGTACCACCAACGCCGTCGACTCCCCCTTCGCGGCACGGATCAGCGCCGGTGCGTCGCCGGCGGCGCTGCTGTGGGAGGCGAACTCGGCCAATACGGTGGCCCCGCCACGGATCGCCGAGCGGCTGGCCATCGAACCGGGTGACCCGGTGATGTGCACGCAGTACGAGTATCTTGCCGACCGGCGGCCGCTTCAGCTGGCCACCAGCTGGGAGCCGCTGGCCATCACCGACGGCACCGATGTGGTCTTCCCCGAGCGCGGACCCTATGCCCGGCGCGGGGTGCGCGGGCGGTTCGCGGCGATCGGCATCCAGGTGGTGCGCGCCGCGGAGCTGGTGGGGTCCCGTCCGGCCACCAGCCCGGAGTCGGAGGCCCTGGGCTGCTCACCGGGACAGTGTGTGACGGTCATCGAGCGCACCCACTTCGACTCGTTGGACCGGCCGGTGGAGACCTCGGACATTGTCGTACGTGCCGACCGCTGGCGGCTGGAGTACGGGATCACCTTCTTCGGTCAGGACTCGGAGGCCTCAGCATAG
- a CDS encoding DUF6278 family protein, with product MNISFLDNWRKRYGPARGVALYGSGEDDADGVAQLLSECELLRAQAGTRGVELDDTAASLEALDQMLPRWRDDPEVLPWLGNDAGLYLGTVIVRTVEGARWQVWPNGQPSVRLASGREIDVVDAGHAWAASGTPELSQIYAEASES from the coding sequence ATGAACATCTCCTTCCTGGACAACTGGCGCAAGCGTTATGGTCCGGCGCGCGGCGTGGCGCTCTATGGCTCGGGTGAGGATGACGCCGATGGAGTGGCGCAGCTGCTGTCCGAGTGCGAGCTGCTGCGGGCGCAGGCGGGGACGAGAGGTGTCGAACTCGATGACACCGCGGCCTCTTTGGAGGCGCTTGACCAGATGCTGCCCCGCTGGCGCGATGACCCCGAGGTGCTGCCGTGGCTGGGCAATGACGCGGGGCTGTATCTGGGCACCGTCATCGTACGTACGGTCGAGGGCGCGCGGTGGCAGGTGTGGCCGAACGGCCAGCCGTCGGTGCGGCTGGCCTCCGGCCGGGAGATCGATGTCGTCGACGCCGGCCACGCCTGGGCGGCCAGCGGTACTCCCGAACTCTCCCAGATCTATGCTGAGGCCTCCGAGTCCTGA
- a CDS encoding MBL fold metallo-hydrolase, whose protein sequence is MRLTKKGHACVRLEKGGRTLAIDPGAFSEEDAAVGADAVLVTHEHPDHFDEARLRAALEANPAAQIWTLRSVADQLSAVFPGRVHTVGHGDAFSTMGFEVEVHGELHAVIHPDIPRITNIGFVIDGSVFHPGDALTVPERPIDTLLLPLQAPWSKFAEIVDYIREVKPRTAYDVHDGLLSDFADPVYGRMLGPQGPGIGDTEHIRLSPGESTTL, encoded by the coding sequence ATGCGGCTGACGAAGAAAGGCCATGCCTGCGTACGGCTGGAGAAGGGCGGGCGCACTCTCGCCATCGATCCCGGCGCCTTCAGCGAGGAGGACGCCGCGGTCGGCGCCGACGCGGTCCTGGTCACTCATGAGCACCCTGACCACTTCGACGAGGCACGGCTGCGCGCCGCCCTGGAGGCCAACCCGGCCGCCCAGATCTGGACCCTGCGCAGCGTGGCCGACCAGCTCTCGGCCGTGTTCCCCGGGCGGGTCCACACGGTCGGTCACGGCGACGCCTTCAGCACCATGGGCTTCGAGGTGGAGGTCCACGGTGAGCTGCACGCCGTGATCCACCCGGATATCCCCCGGATCACCAATATCGGCTTTGTCATCGACGGCTCGGTCTTCCACCCGGGCGACGCGCTGACCGTGCCGGAACGCCCCATCGACACCCTGCTCCTGCCGTTGCAGGCGCCCTGGAGCAAGTTCGCCGAGATCGTCGACTACATCCGCGAGGTCAAGCCGCGCACGGCCTACGACGTCCATGACGGGCTGCTGTCGGACTTCGCCGACCCCGTCTACGGCCGGATGCTGGGCCCGCAGGGCCCAGGCATCGGCGACACCGAACACATCCGCCTATCCCCAGGCGAATCCACGACCCTCTAG
- the pcaC gene encoding 4-carboxymuconolactone decarboxylase yields the protein MSETDTQTEQTAASPKALQHRIDGPADAPLLVLGPALGTTWHMWDRQIPELTRNWRVLRYDLPGHGGAPAHPASAVAELTGRLLATLDSIGADRFGYAGCSIGGAIGAQLALTQPHRLTSLALISSSPRQGTADEWRQRGVVIRTNGLDPIARTTPERWFTPGFTAVQTAIVEWAVQMVRTTDPGCYIAACEALAAFDIRDALPRITVPTLVVAGAEDQAAPPADARALVAGIPDARLAMVPGAAHLTPVERPGEVTELLVKHFSTVWQDGTAVGAHTAAPAPVLDPTPPHSTAVAELTAGDQPARRPDPYDTGMRIRREVLGDAHVDRATEAADDFTGDFQDFLTRYAWGEVWSRPGLDRRTRSVITLTALAARGHLDELAFHTRAALRNGLTPVEIRETLLHTAVYCGVPAANSAFAVAQRVVREETTPER from the coding sequence GTGAGCGAGACTGATACGCAGACGGAGCAGACGGCGGCGTCCCCCAAGGCGCTGCAACACCGGATCGACGGCCCGGCCGACGCCCCCCTGCTCGTCCTCGGGCCCGCCCTGGGCACCACCTGGCACATGTGGGACCGGCAGATACCGGAGCTGACCCGCAACTGGCGGGTCCTGCGCTACGACCTGCCGGGCCACGGCGGCGCCCCGGCTCACCCGGCGTCCGCCGTCGCCGAGCTGACCGGTCGGCTGCTGGCCACCCTGGACTCCATCGGCGCCGACCGCTTCGGCTACGCGGGCTGCTCGATCGGCGGCGCCATCGGTGCCCAGCTCGCCCTGACCCAGCCGCACCGGCTCACCTCCCTCGCGCTGATCTCCTCCTCGCCCCGGCAGGGCACCGCCGACGAGTGGCGGCAGCGAGGCGTCGTCATCCGTACGAACGGGCTGGACCCGATCGCCCGCACCACGCCCGAGCGCTGGTTCACCCCCGGCTTCACCGCCGTACAGACGGCGATAGTCGAGTGGGCCGTACAGATGGTGCGCACCACCGACCCCGGCTGCTACATCGCCGCCTGCGAGGCACTGGCCGCCTTTGACATCCGGGACGCGCTGCCCCGGATCACCGTCCCGACGCTCGTCGTGGCCGGAGCCGAGGACCAGGCCGCCCCGCCCGCCGACGCCCGCGCCCTGGTCGCCGGGATACCCGACGCCCGCCTCGCGATGGTGCCCGGTGCCGCCCACCTGACCCCCGTGGAGCGGCCCGGGGAGGTCACCGAGCTGCTGGTCAAGCACTTCTCCACGGTTTGGCAGGACGGCACGGCCGTCGGCGCCCACACCGCCGCGCCCGCCCCGGTACTGGACCCCACACCGCCGCACAGCACGGCCGTCGCCGAGCTGACCGCCGGTGACCAGCCGGCGCGCCGCCCCGATCCCTATGACACCGGCATGCGCATCCGCCGCGAGGTGCTCGGCGACGCCCATGTCGACCGGGCGACCGAGGCCGCCGACGACTTCACCGGCGATTTCCAGGACTTCCTCACCCGCTATGCCTGGGGTGAGGTCTGGTCCCGCCCCGGACTCGACCGCCGCACCCGCTCAGTGATCACACTCACCGCGCTCGCTGCCCGTGGTCACCTCGATGAGCTCGCCTTCCACACCCGCGCCGCGCTGCGCAACGGCCTCACCCCGGTTGAGATCCGGGAGACGCTGCTGCACACCGCCGTCTACTGCGGAGTGCCCGCCGCCAACTCCGCCTTCGCCGTCGCCCAGCGCGTCGTACGGGAGGAAACCACGCCGGAGCGGTAG
- a CDS encoding SGNH/GDSL hydrolase family protein has product MSAPTAPTVAVAGPGAESGHKEPLPLEQLFNNRAVSDDPRPDEADFDGAGNSLSAQDLAAAGWRPGRALRIDAARLRWPAARPGEPDNVRSDGQRVRLRGRGNAISFLAAGSSPDGAMKEVSGRGTVRYSDGSQSPYTLTAGDWRGGLLSTKAVALPHLNTGTGQRSEKVRLYAVTVPVKRDRMIDSVVLPPDPGPRADLHVFAASVRAGAAGWTGSWAASTGGYTEVGPWTDRTLRLVVRTSVGGTRARIRLGNTFADIPLEIGHASVAVRGEGAAAAGQPVPLTFGGRDGTRIPAGAQTLSDPVALPGHGAVPADTDLLVSLHLPGTVTAAPVHGRAIQRSYASADGSGDRTGQRGGEGYRAELTFWPFLTGVEVSGGPGSVVTLGDSITDGVRSTEGANRRWPNVLARRLLDQDPDDGEAPRYGVLNHGISANRIVTDRYDGDGISKDTGGVSAQHRLERDVLAQPRVRTVVLFEGINDIRWDVPTDQVTAGMRAIAERSRERGVRVVAATLTPCGGWADCTAEVERRRMAVNAFIREHDGVFDAVLDFDAALRDPQRPDRLLPRYDSGDHLHPGDAGLRALAESVELNALVPG; this is encoded by the coding sequence ATGAGCGCTCCCACCGCGCCCACGGTCGCCGTGGCTGGCCCTGGCGCTGAGAGCGGACACAAGGAGCCGCTTCCGCTGGAGCAGCTCTTCAACAACCGGGCGGTCAGCGATGACCCCCGCCCGGACGAGGCCGATTTCGACGGGGCCGGGAACTCGCTGTCGGCCCAGGATCTGGCCGCCGCGGGGTGGAGACCCGGGAGGGCACTCCGGATCGACGCGGCGAGACTGCGCTGGCCCGCGGCCAGACCGGGAGAGCCCGACAATGTGCGCTCCGACGGCCAGCGGGTGCGGCTGCGCGGGCGGGGGAACGCGATCTCCTTCCTGGCGGCGGGAAGTTCACCCGATGGTGCCATGAAGGAGGTCAGCGGCCGGGGGACGGTGCGCTACTCCGATGGATCACAGAGCCCGTACACACTGACCGCCGGGGACTGGCGCGGGGGACTGCTGAGCACCAAGGCGGTCGCCTTGCCGCACCTCAACACGGGGACCGGTCAGCGTAGTGAGAAGGTCCGGCTCTACGCGGTGACGGTCCCCGTGAAGCGCGACCGGATGATCGACTCGGTGGTGCTGCCACCGGATCCGGGGCCGCGGGCCGATCTGCATGTCTTCGCCGCCTCCGTGCGGGCGGGCGCGGCGGGCTGGACGGGCAGCTGGGCGGCGAGCACCGGCGGCTATACGGAGGTCGGGCCGTGGACCGACCGGACACTGCGGCTGGTGGTGCGTACCAGCGTGGGCGGTACGCGGGCACGGATCCGGCTGGGGAACACCTTCGCGGACATCCCGCTGGAGATCGGCCACGCCTCGGTCGCGGTACGGGGCGAGGGCGCGGCCGCCGCCGGGCAACCCGTACCGCTGACCTTCGGCGGGCGCGACGGCACCCGGATTCCGGCGGGGGCACAGACGCTCAGCGACCCGGTTGCCCTGCCCGGGCACGGCGCCGTCCCGGCCGATACGGACCTGCTGGTCAGCCTGCATCTGCCGGGCACGGTGACGGCGGCGCCGGTCCACGGCAGGGCCATCCAGCGCTCGTATGCCAGCGCGGACGGCAGCGGCGACCGGACCGGTCAGCGCGGCGGTGAGGGCTACCGCGCCGAGCTCACCTTCTGGCCCTTTCTGACCGGCGTGGAGGTCAGCGGTGGACCCGGCTCGGTGGTGACGCTGGGCGACTCGATCACCGATGGAGTGCGGTCGACGGAGGGCGCGAACCGGCGCTGGCCCAATGTGCTGGCACGCAGGCTGCTGGACCAAGACCCGGATGACGGCGAGGCGCCCCGCTACGGGGTTCTCAACCACGGCATCTCCGCCAACCGCATCGTCACCGACCGCTATGACGGCGACGGGATCAGCAAGGACACCGGCGGGGTCAGCGCCCAGCACCGGCTGGAGCGCGATGTACTGGCCCAGCCGCGGGTACGTACCGTGGTGCTCTTCGAAGGCATCAACGACATCCGCTGGGACGTCCCGACGGATCAGGTGACCGCCGGGATGAGGGCCATCGCCGAGCGGTCCCGGGAGCGGGGGGTACGGGTGGTGGCGGCCACCCTCACTCCGTGCGGCGGGTGGGCTGACTGCACCGCGGAGGTGGAGCGGCGGCGGATGGCGGTCAACGCCTTCATCCGGGAGCACGACGGAGTCTTCGATGCCGTGCTGGACTTCGACGCGGCGCTGCGCGACCCGCAGCGCCCGGACCGGCTCCTGCCCAGGTACGACAGCGGGGATCATCTGCACCCGGGAGATGCCGGACTGCGGGCGCTGGCCGAGTCGGTAGAACTGAATGCGCTGGTGCCGGGCTAA